The following are from one region of the Saccharomyces kudriavzevii IFO 1802 strain IFO1802 genome assembly, chromosome: 12 genome:
- the EST2 gene encoding telomerase reverse transcriptase (similar to Saccharomyces cerevisiae EST2 (YLR318W); ancestral locus Anc_4.134): protein MKSLYEFIQDKLGTDFESNALKQDNFECGQFNGLDELLTTCFILPNSRKIALPSISGDLNHKSVVDQCITYLLSGDFFNNVLTFGYRIARNENVNNSLFCHSTNVSVTLLKSTTWRMFHDLIGTYAFVDILVNYTVIQFNGQFFSQIVGNKCNEPHLPPKWAQRASSSSERTVQMKQLTRPVTNKSFLHKLKTNSSTFFPYGRILSSSSSINRLSELREAIFPSNLIKVPQRLKIGIDLTLRKMLTRHKGLNYVSILNNICPPLIENGSELSHLGWQLPKEQVLRFLIVILQKLLPKEMFGSKKNKCKIIRNLNSLLSLPLHGCLPFNSLMKNLRLKDFKWLLVSDSSFTKQNFENSNQLVIYFVSWLFRQLIPKIIQTFFYCTEISSTVAIVFFRHDILDKLVAPFLREYFEKYLIENSICRNHNSYTLSNFNHCRMRIIPKKSNNEFRIIAIPCEGADEEEFMVYKENHKRVIAPTQKILEYLRNKRPTDFVKIYSPTQIADRIKEFKQGLLKKFNNVLPELYFMKFDVKSCYDSIPRTECMRIIKRALKKENGFFVRSQSFFNTNTGILKLTNVVNASRTPKPYELYIDNVRTVHLSNQDVIDVIEMETFKTALWVQDKCYLREDGLFQGSSLSAPIVDLVYDDLLEFYDEFKASPNQDTLILRLADDFLVISTDQQQISRIKKLAMGGFEKYNAKANEDKIITVCSQPNNDTVIQFCAMHIFIKELEVWKHSSTMNIFNIRSNSSKKIFGRLISLFNTRISYKTADSNLNSITTVLMQIYHIVKNISESYKSAFKDLSMNDTQNIQFSSFLLRIIKMTLDVCLITRYDPLIEYEVRYTILNGFLESLCSNASRFKKNIIFLREEIQHLQAYI from the coding sequence ATGAAAAGCTTATACGAATTTATTCAAGACAAGCTTGGCACCGATTTCGAATCTAATGCCTTAAAGCAagataattttgaatgtGGTCAATTCAATGGCCTTGATGAACTTTTGACTACTTGTTTCATACTGCCGAATTCAAGGAAAATCGCACTGCCATCCATTTCTGGCGACTTAAACCATAAGTCCGTCGTAGACCAATGCATCACCTATCTTTTGAGTGgagatttcttcaataacgTACTGACGTTTGGCTATAGAATAGCCAGAAATGAAAACGTCAACAATAGTCTTTTCTGCCATTCTACAAATGTCAGCGTcactttattgaaaagtACAACTTGGAGAATGTTTCACGATTTGATTGGTACCTATGCGTTTGTTGATATATTGGTTAATTATACTGTGATTCAATTCAATGGTCAGTTTTTCTCTCAAATCGTCGGCAACAAGTGCAACGAACCTCATCTACCACCCAAATGGGCCCAAAGGGCGTCCTCATCATCCGAGAGAACCGTGCAAATGAAACAACTGACCAGACCGGTAACAAATAAATCATTCTTACATAAGctgaaaacaaattcttcgactttttttccttatgGCAGAATCCTTTCCTCGTCATCATCTATCAATAGGCTAAGCGAATTAAGAGAAGCTATTTTTCCCTCAAATTTGATTAAAGTTCCTCAGAGACTAAAGATAGGAATTGATTTAACTCTACGAAAGATGTTGACTAGGCATAAAGGTTTGAATTACGTTTccattttgaataacaTTTGCCCACCATTGATAGAGAATGGATCGGAATTGTCTCATTTGGGGTGGCAATTACCTAAAGAACAAGTTTTGAGATTTTTAATTGTTATATTACAAAAGTTATTACCCAAGGAAATGTTtggttcaaagaaaaataaatgcaaAATTATCCGAAATTTAAATTCCTTATTAAGCTTGCCCTTACATGGCTGCTTACCATTTAACagtttaatgaaaaatttaagGTTAAAAGACTTTAAATGGCTATTAGTTTCAGATTCATCATTTACCAAGcaaaactttgaaaattcaaatcaattGGTAATCTATTTCGTTTCTTGGCTCTTTAGACAATTAATTCCCAAGATTAttcaaacatttttctATTGTACAGAAATATCTTCTACCGTGGCAATAGTATTCTTTAGACATGATATTTTAGATAAGCTTGTCGCTCCGTTTTTaagagaatattttgaaaaatacttgATCGAAAACAGTATATGTAGAAACCATAACAGTTATACGCTGTCGAATTTTAATCACTGCAGAATGAGAATCATACCGAAGAAAAGTAATAATGAGTTTCGGATTATCGCGATTCCATGTGAAGGTGCGGATGAAGAGGAATTCATGGTTTACAAGGAAAATCACAAGAGGGTCATAGCTCCCACCCAAAAGATTCTTGAATACCTGAGGAACAAAAGACCAACCGATTTTGTGAAGATCTATTCCCCAACTCAAATAGCCGACCGTATCAAAGAATTTAAACAAGGACtactgaagaaattcaataacGTCTTGCCAGAATTGTATTTCATGAAATTTGATGTTAAATCGTGTTATGACTCTATACCAAGAACGGAGTGTATGAGAATAATCAAGAGagccttgaaaaaagaaaacggaTTTTTTGTGAGGTCAcaatcatttttcaatacgAATACGGGCATATTGAAATTGACCAATGTTGTTAATGCATCTAGAACTCCGAAACCATACGAACTATACATAGATAATGTGAGAACGGTTCATTTATCCAATCAGGATGTTATAGACGTTATAGAAATGGAAACGTTCAAGACAGCTTTGTGGGTTCAAGATAAATGCTACTTGAGAGAAGATGGGCTGTTTCAAGGCTCCAGCCTATCCGCACCGATAGTCGACCTGGTGTATGACGATCTTTTAGAGTTTTATGACGAGTTTAAAGCCAGTCCCAATCAGGATACATTAATTTTGAGATTAGCAGATGATTTTCTCGTAATATCAACAGACCAACAGCAGATAtcaagaatcaaaaaacttGCGATGGGTGGATTCGAGAAATATAATGCTAAAGCTAATGAAGACAAGATTATAACTGTATGTTCTCAACCAAACAATGACACAGTTATCCAATTTTGTGCGATGCATATATTTATAAAGGAGTTGGAAGTTTGGAAGCATTCGAGCACgatgaatatttttaataTCCGTTCGAATTctagcaaaaaaatatttggaagGCTGATATCACTATTCAACACAAGAATTTCCTATAAAACAGCAGACTCTAATTTGAATTCAATAACCACCGTTCTCATGCAAATTTACCATATtgtaaaaaatatttctgaaAGTTACAAATCTGCCTTCAAGGATCTGTCGATGAACGATACACAAAacattcaattttcttctttcttattaCGCATAATTAAAATGACATTAGATGTTTGTCTAATTACAAGGTATGATCCTTTAATCGAGTATGAGGTACGATACACCATACTAAACGGATTTCTGGAGAGCCTTTGTTCGAACGCATCGagattcaagaaaaatattatttttttgaggGAGGAAATTCAGCATTTGCaagcatatatataa